In one Hyphomicrobium sp. 99 genomic region, the following are encoded:
- a CDS encoding primosomal protein N', producing MNAPLDSLLQILDNNAGEASRSVPVLMPVALDQTYDYLVPEGMDVAPGAFVLVPFGPQTRIGIVWDTPRGEGKPVDPKKLKALTSRIDAPCLPEISMRFAEWVARYTLAPLGMVARMMMSADAAFEPPKHRFGVCIVEGAAPPPKMTQARTRVMEIAADGLVRSKSDLANLAGCSTGVIDGLAAAGMLVEVAIPERVFPRPQAEHGITDFTADQTRAVESLRSAVDADNFSVTLLDGVTGSGKTEVYFEAVARALEAGHQTLILLPEIALTSQFLDRFARRFGAPPVEWHSALSPAERGRIWKGVARGDVRCVVGARSALFLPFSDLGLIVVDEEHDQGFKQDDRVHYQGRDMAVVRGNLGKFPVILASATPSIESHVNALIGRYRHAILPGRFSGVQMPDVSAIDLRSEKLTPGKWLAERLVASMTETLEKGQQTLLFLNRRGYAPLTLCRSCGHRLECPQCTAWLVEHRFKKKLTCHHCGFSLSLPEKCPKCAAPGSLVACGPGVERVQEEVAERFPDARVALLSSDLIPGLPEMREMIRGIEAREFDIIIGTQIVAKGHNFPGLALVGVVDGDLGLAHGADPRSAERTFQLLHQVTGRAGRTSFVGRGFVQTYSPEHPVMTAIVAGDRNAFLNYEVKTRQAGLLPPYGRLAAIIVSAREKPLTEQVAREIARRAPPSDVISVLGPSEAPIAVVRGRHRWRLLVKAPRDVDLQGYLRAWAGMIPKLKSDVRITVDIDPYNFL from the coding sequence TTGAACGCCCCTTTGGATAGCCTGCTTCAAATCCTGGATAACAACGCCGGCGAGGCCTCTCGCAGTGTGCCCGTGCTCATGCCCGTGGCCCTCGATCAGACCTACGACTATCTGGTGCCGGAAGGCATGGACGTCGCGCCGGGCGCCTTCGTGCTCGTGCCCTTTGGGCCGCAAACCCGCATAGGGATCGTTTGGGATACGCCCCGCGGCGAGGGGAAGCCCGTCGATCCGAAGAAACTCAAGGCTTTGACGAGCCGGATTGACGCACCGTGCCTGCCCGAGATTTCGATGCGCTTTGCCGAATGGGTCGCGCGCTACACCTTGGCGCCCCTAGGCATGGTCGCGCGCATGATGATGAGCGCCGACGCCGCGTTCGAGCCGCCGAAGCATCGTTTCGGCGTGTGCATTGTCGAAGGCGCTGCGCCCCCGCCGAAAATGACCCAGGCCCGCACCCGCGTCATGGAAATCGCAGCCGATGGCCTTGTGCGTTCGAAATCGGATCTCGCCAATCTTGCCGGCTGCTCGACGGGCGTGATCGACGGTCTCGCCGCCGCGGGTATGCTCGTCGAAGTCGCTATCCCCGAGCGTGTCTTTCCGAGGCCGCAAGCGGAACATGGGATCACGGACTTCACCGCCGATCAGACGCGTGCCGTCGAAAGCCTGAGAAGCGCCGTCGACGCCGACAATTTCTCCGTCACCCTGCTCGACGGCGTCACCGGCTCCGGCAAAACCGAAGTCTATTTCGAAGCCGTCGCACGCGCGCTCGAAGCTGGTCACCAAACCCTCATTTTGCTTCCCGAAATTGCACTGACGAGCCAGTTCCTCGACCGCTTCGCGCGCCGCTTCGGTGCGCCACCCGTCGAATGGCATTCAGCACTCAGTCCCGCCGAACGAGGCCGCATCTGGAAAGGCGTCGCACGCGGCGACGTCCGCTGCGTCGTCGGTGCCAGGTCCGCGCTGTTCCTGCCGTTCTCCGACTTGGGGCTGATCGTCGTTGATGAAGAACACGACCAGGGTTTCAAGCAGGATGACCGCGTCCACTATCAGGGACGCGATATGGCCGTCGTCCGCGGCAACCTCGGAAAGTTTCCCGTCATCCTCGCTTCCGCCACGCCGTCGATCGAAAGCCACGTGAACGCGCTGATCGGACGATATCGCCACGCCATCCTTCCCGGACGGTTTTCGGGCGTCCAAATGCCGGACGTCTCCGCGATCGATCTCCGCTCGGAAAAACTGACGCCTGGCAAATGGCTCGCTGAACGCCTCGTCGCGTCGATGACCGAGACGCTCGAAAAAGGCCAGCAAACGCTGCTCTTTCTGAATAGACGCGGCTACGCACCGTTGACGCTGTGCCGGTCCTGCGGACACCGCCTCGAATGCCCGCAATGCACGGCGTGGCTCGTCGAGCACCGCTTCAAGAAAAAGCTGACCTGCCACCACTGCGGCTTCTCGCTGTCGCTTCCGGAGAAGTGCCCGAAATGCGCCGCGCCGGGCTCGCTCGTCGCCTGCGGCCCGGGCGTCGAGCGCGTGCAGGAAGAGGTCGCGGAACGCTTCCCCGATGCGCGCGTCGCGCTGCTCTCGTCCGATCTCATTCCGGGATTGCCCGAGATGCGCGAGATGATTCGCGGCATTGAAGCCCGCGAGTTCGACATCATCATCGGCACGCAGATCGTCGCCAAGGGACATAACTTCCCGGGCCTCGCGTTGGTGGGCGTCGTCGATGGCGATCTGGGCCTCGCGCACGGCGCCGATCCCCGATCCGCCGAACGCACGTTCCAGCTCCTGCATCAGGTGACCGGCCGCGCTGGGCGCACGAGCTTCGTCGGCCGAGGCTTCGTCCAAACCTATTCGCCGGAACACCCGGTGATGACAGCCATCGTCGCCGGCGACCGCAACGCTTTCCTCAATTACGAAGTCAAGACGCGCCAGGCCGGACTGCTGCCGCCCTACGGCCGCTTGGCGGCGATCATCGTCTCCGCGCGAGAGAAACCCCTGACCGAACAGGTCGCCCGCGAAATCGCGCGCCGCGCGCCCCCGAGCGACGTCATTTCCGTGCTGGGACCATCCGAAGCCCCCATCGCCGTCGTGCGCGGCCGCCACCGCTGGCGTCTCCTCGTGAAAGCCCCGCGCGACGTCGATCTGCAGGGCTATCTCAGGGCGTGGGCTGGAATGATTCCAAAACTCAAGTCCGACGTTCGCATCACCGTCGATATCGACCCCTACAATTTCCTTTGA
- a CDS encoding KTSC domain-containing protein → MVKRMEFRKSSTIQAAEYDGARKTLDIVFSDGSCFTYYEVPDREYEGLVKAASAAGYFKKRIRDKYMCEECIRQRTPRANKNAGTRKPRRTLH, encoded by the coding sequence ATGGTGAAGCGCATGGAGTTTCGAAAATCTTCTACTATTCAAGCCGCCGAGTACGATGGTGCGCGCAAGACGCTCGACATCGTTTTTTCGGACGGCAGTTGCTTCACCTATTACGAAGTGCCGGATCGGGAATACGAGGGTCTCGTCAAAGCGGCCTCCGCCGCGGGCTATTTCAAGAAGCGCATTCGCGACAAGTACATGTGCGAGGAGTGCATCCGACAGCGCACGCCGCGCGCAAATAAAAACGCCGGAACTCGAAAGCCCCGGCGCACACTTCACTGA
- a CDS encoding methyltransferase domain-containing protein codes for MTYQTFPGEGPGHSDSISKLKALGFPGRMDGLSYLDIGCNEGFFCFEAKKRGAAVSVGVDTYAPYIDNARERGQRYNLDVDFRVGDIFDVEGQFDYILVASVLHYIKEPILFFRKVFSLLNPNGTLLLEVGVTDNDRDLTRVFRDDTDYVYPSLKFLAKNWLRDFDVNLFGESVPQVGDPVNRKVFHCHKIQSVYLAPPSASALSAISQVEGQRIDADQYFLPAVPRSLARVPEQQKEIFKAGDKFDGDVVLAFKSIAHDRSIVNYVVDVLNEAVRFQGGSKHTFVEGRIVPFISEQLSARLKPSEGFRVFRMATCDAEGSIQIGQTGAIDVQNTADVRADIEKFGAQAWAERYLLQNRTPNRALFERITKQKAYWLGPIDVPVADLIPMSGPGRKYHEDQAEWDRRADQIAKAVNSPDDIPPSIAFVRDEEDGSRKLVLADGAHRHEAFSRRGFKTMPVLLWFDNEALYMSYQARIAA; via the coding sequence ATGACTTACCAGACCTTTCCGGGGGAAGGCCCCGGCCACTCGGACAGCATCTCGAAGTTGAAAGCTCTTGGCTTCCCGGGGCGCATGGATGGGCTTTCTTATCTCGACATTGGCTGTAACGAAGGCTTTTTCTGCTTTGAGGCGAAGAAGCGCGGTGCCGCCGTTTCTGTCGGGGTGGACACGTACGCCCCTTACATCGACAACGCTCGCGAACGCGGCCAGCGCTACAACCTGGACGTGGATTTTCGCGTTGGTGATATCTTCGACGTGGAAGGTCAGTTTGACTACATCTTGGTTGCCTCGGTTCTCCACTACATCAAGGAGCCGATTCTGTTCTTCCGGAAAGTTTTCAGCCTGTTGAACCCGAACGGAACCTTGTTGCTTGAAGTCGGCGTTACCGACAATGACCGCGACCTGACCCGCGTCTTCCGTGACGATACGGACTATGTCTATCCTTCGTTGAAGTTTCTGGCGAAGAACTGGCTTCGCGATTTCGACGTCAACCTGTTCGGCGAAAGTGTTCCGCAGGTCGGCGACCCGGTGAACCGCAAGGTTTTCCACTGCCACAAGATCCAATCCGTTTATCTGGCCCCGCCGTCCGCGAGTGCCCTCTCGGCTATTTCGCAGGTCGAAGGGCAGCGTATTGATGCTGACCAGTATTTCCTGCCGGCCGTTCCGCGTTCACTCGCGCGCGTGCCCGAGCAGCAGAAAGAGATCTTCAAGGCTGGCGACAAGTTCGACGGCGATGTTGTCCTTGCGTTCAAGAGCATCGCTCACGACCGGTCGATCGTGAACTATGTCGTCGATGTGCTCAACGAAGCCGTTCGCTTTCAGGGCGGCTCCAAGCATACCTTCGTTGAAGGGCGAATCGTGCCTTTCATTTCCGAGCAGTTGTCGGCCCGGCTCAAGCCCTCGGAAGGTTTCCGTGTATTCCGCATGGCCACATGTGACGCAGAGGGCTCTATCCAGATCGGCCAAACGGGAGCGATCGACGTACAGAACACTGCCGACGTGCGGGCGGATATCGAGAAGTTTGGAGCCCAAGCTTGGGCCGAACGCTACCTTTTGCAGAACCGAACACCCAACAGAGCCCTGTTCGAGCGGATCACCAAACAAAAGGCGTACTGGCTCGGGCCAATAGACGTTCCGGTTGCCGATCTCATCCCAATGAGCGGCCCGGGCCGAAAGTATCATGAGGATCAAGCCGAGTGGGACCGCAGGGCAGATCAGATCGCCAAAGCGGTCAACTCACCCGATGACATCCCGCCTTCCATAGCCTTCGTTAGAGACGAAGAGGATGGCTCACGGAAGCTAGTCCTAGCCGATGGAGCGCACCGGCACGAAGCGTTCAGCCGCCGAGGCTTCAAGACCATGCCGGTCCTTCTATGGTTCGATAACGAGGCCCTCTACATGAGCTACCAAGCTAGGATCGCGGCTTGA
- a CDS encoding YifB family Mg chelatase-like AAA ATPase, with protein sequence MYGQISTLAFIGIEARPVEVQVRVTPGAAAFAIVGLPDKAVAESRERVRNALHAVGLGLPYKHITVNLAPADLPKEGSHFDLPIVLAMMCAMEAIAPDAIAGYAAIGELALDGSIRAVPGTLPAAIGANAIGKGLICPAASGPEAAWASEDIAILAAPHLLSLVNHFKGTQTLSRPEPNVLPTQSYAADLRDIKGQETAKRALEIAAAGNHNLLMIGPPGSGKSMLASRLPSILPPLQPEEILEVSMVHSLAGELMGGKLTVERPFRAPHHSASMASLVGGGSRPRPGEVSLAHHGVLFLDELPEFQPNVLDALRQPLESGETVIARANHRISYPSRIQLIAAMNPCKCGGSNPGEPCRRGPRCASDYQARVSGPLLDRIDLQIEVPAISAADLVLPAPSEGSAEVRTRVAAARERQRARFAALGARGVRTNADCSATLLEQTAMPDEAGVTLLRHAAETLGLSARGFHRTLKVARTIADLERCDTVSRAHVAEALSYRGETLRQVRAA encoded by the coding sequence ATGTACGGTCAGATCTCCACGCTCGCGTTCATCGGCATCGAGGCACGGCCCGTCGAAGTGCAGGTCCGCGTGACGCCGGGGGCCGCCGCATTCGCCATCGTCGGCCTGCCCGACAAGGCAGTCGCAGAAAGCCGTGAGCGCGTCCGTAACGCCCTCCACGCGGTCGGCCTGGGGCTTCCCTACAAGCACATCACCGTCAACCTCGCGCCCGCGGACCTGCCGAAGGAAGGAAGCCACTTCGATCTACCGATCGTGCTCGCGATGATGTGCGCGATGGAGGCGATCGCGCCCGATGCCATCGCTGGCTATGCCGCCATCGGCGAGCTGGCGCTCGATGGCTCCATCCGGGCCGTGCCGGGCACGCTGCCGGCTGCCATCGGCGCCAACGCCATCGGCAAGGGCCTTATCTGCCCCGCCGCCTCGGGCCCCGAAGCGGCCTGGGCGAGCGAGGACATCGCGATCCTGGCGGCCCCGCACCTGCTGTCGCTGGTCAATCACTTCAAGGGGACCCAAACGCTCTCGCGGCCTGAACCGAATGTGCTGCCGACGCAGAGCTACGCCGCCGATCTCCGCGATATCAAAGGGCAGGAAACCGCCAAGCGCGCGCTCGAAATCGCCGCCGCCGGCAACCACAACCTCTTGATGATTGGCCCACCCGGCTCCGGCAAATCGATGCTCGCGTCGCGTCTTCCATCCATTTTGCCGCCACTACAACCCGAAGAGATCCTCGAAGTCTCGATGGTGCATTCGCTGGCGGGCGAACTGATGGGCGGCAAGCTCACGGTCGAACGTCCGTTCCGCGCGCCCCATCATTCGGCGAGCATGGCGTCACTCGTCGGCGGTGGCTCGCGGCCAAGGCCAGGAGAAGTCTCTCTCGCCCATCACGGCGTTCTCTTCCTCGACGAGCTGCCGGAATTCCAGCCGAACGTGCTCGACGCACTGCGTCAGCCGCTGGAGTCAGGCGAAACGGTTATCGCACGCGCCAACCATCGGATTTCCTATCCCTCGCGCATCCAGCTGATCGCGGCGATGAACCCGTGTAAATGCGGAGGCAGCAATCCCGGCGAGCCGTGCCGTCGCGGCCCGCGCTGCGCCAGCGATTATCAGGCGCGCGTATCCGGCCCTCTGCTCGATCGCATCGATTTGCAGATAGAGGTCCCGGCCATTTCCGCTGCCGATCTCGTTCTGCCCGCTCCGTCCGAAGGAAGTGCCGAAGTCCGAACGCGCGTCGCAGCGGCCCGCGAGCGGCAACGCGCCCGATTTGCAGCGCTGGGTGCCAGAGGCGTCCGCACGAATGCCGATTGCTCGGCAACGCTTCTCGAACAGACTGCAATGCCGGACGAAGCAGGTGTGACGCTTCTTCGTCACGCGGCCGAAACGCTCGGGCTATCGGCGCGCGGCTTTCACCGCACCCTAAAGGTCGCGCGAACGATCGCCGACCTGGAGCGTTGTGACACCGTATCCCGCGCTCATGTCGCGGAGGCCCTGAGCTATCGAGGAGAGACATTGCGACAGGTAAGAGCAGCCTGA
- a CDS encoding tyrosine recombinase XerC codes for MAQSLDEILAADAELPLSGDLKSVIAAWLDHLVVERGQSAATREAYERDARQFLAFLKSHLGHPPCLADLERLDAKTVRLFLAGRRKAGVTSRSLARSLSALRTLFRWLEREETLKNRAVLQVAAPKIPHSIPKPLTVQSAASLVERDGGDGEEWITARDVAVMLLLYGSGLRISEALSLTPRTAPIDGRDIMHVTGKGGKERLVPALAVVSEAISKYIRLCPYPLEPEQPLFRGARGGPLSPRLIQLAMEKLRLELQLPDTATPHALRHSFATHLLSAGADLRQIQELLGHASLSTTQVYTEVDRARLLTVYDQAHPRAARR; via the coding sequence TTGGCGCAATCGCTCGACGAAATCCTGGCCGCGGATGCGGAGCTGCCCCTCAGCGGCGATCTGAAAAGCGTAATTGCGGCGTGGCTCGATCATCTCGTCGTGGAGCGCGGACAGAGCGCGGCAACGCGGGAAGCCTACGAGCGCGACGCGCGGCAGTTTCTCGCCTTCCTCAAGTCGCATCTCGGACATCCGCCGTGCCTCGCCGATCTCGAACGGCTCGATGCAAAGACCGTTCGGCTTTTCCTTGCCGGGCGGCGGAAGGCGGGCGTGACGTCGCGGTCGCTGGCGCGGTCGCTATCGGCTCTTCGAACGCTGTTCCGGTGGCTCGAACGCGAGGAAACCCTGAAAAATCGGGCTGTTCTGCAAGTCGCGGCGCCGAAGATACCGCATTCGATCCCGAAACCTTTGACGGTTCAGAGCGCGGCTTCGCTCGTCGAGCGCGATGGCGGCGATGGCGAGGAATGGATCACGGCGCGCGACGTCGCGGTGATGCTGTTGCTCTACGGATCGGGACTGCGCATTAGCGAAGCCTTGAGCCTTACTCCGCGCACGGCGCCGATCGACGGGCGCGATATCATGCACGTAACGGGCAAGGGTGGAAAAGAGCGGCTGGTCCCGGCGCTCGCCGTCGTCTCCGAGGCCATCTCCAAATATATACGGCTTTGCCCATATCCTCTCGAACCAGAACAGCCACTCTTTCGCGGAGCGCGCGGCGGCCCCTTGTCGCCGCGGTTGATCCAGCTTGCGATGGAAAAGTTGCGTCTCGAACTGCAGCTGCCGGATACGGCGACGCCGCATGCATTACGGCATTCCTTCGCCACGCATCTGCTTTCCGCAGGTGCGGATTTACGTCAAATTCAGGAGCTTTTGGGTCATGCCTCGCTCTCGACGACGCAAGTCTATACGGAAGTCGACAGGGCGCGCTTGCTGACGGTTTACGATCAGGCTCATCCGAGAGCGGCGCGCCGCTAA
- the fsa gene encoding fructose-6-phosphate aldolase: MKFFVDTADVTEIKELAATGLLDGVTTNPSLVAKAGRDFKEIVKEICAVVPGPVSAEVAATEYDGMMQEAEVLRKIANNVTIKVPLTLDGLKACKALTSDGTMVNVTLCFSANQALLAAKAGATFVSPFIGRLDDIGLNGMDVIREIRAIYDNYPDLSTDILAASIRTVNHVKEAAMIGADVATIPPGILKALVKHPLTDAGLVTFVNDWKKTGQKIV, from the coding sequence ATGAAATTCTTCGTCGATACCGCCGACGTGACCGAGATCAAAGAGTTGGCGGCGACGGGCTTACTGGACGGCGTTACGACGAACCCGTCTCTCGTTGCAAAGGCCGGCCGCGACTTCAAGGAAATCGTCAAAGAGATTTGCGCCGTGGTGCCCGGCCCGGTGTCGGCCGAGGTTGCAGCGACCGAATACGACGGCATGATGCAGGAAGCGGAAGTTCTGCGGAAGATCGCGAACAACGTCACGATCAAAGTGCCGTTGACGCTCGACGGTCTCAAAGCTTGCAAAGCCCTGACGAGCGACGGCACGATGGTGAACGTCACGCTCTGCTTTTCGGCAAATCAGGCGTTGCTCGCGGCGAAGGCCGGTGCGACGTTCGTATCGCCGTTCATCGGGCGTCTCGACGACATCGGGCTCAACGGCATGGACGTCATTCGCGAAATCCGAGCGATCTACGACAACTATCCCGATCTCTCGACGGACATTCTCGCAGCATCGATCCGCACGGTGAACCACGTGAAAGAGGCGGCCATGATCGGCGCCGATGTCGCGACCATTCCACCGGGCATTCTGAAGGCGCTCGTGAAGCATCCGCTAACGGATGCCGGTCTCGTCACCTTCGTCAACGACTGGAAGAAGACTGGACAAAAGATCGTGTGA
- a CDS encoding DUF167 family protein, translating into MISRSASQPPARKAWRHGGACVIAHFRLTPKSSKEAIDGVVETPDGPAFQARVRALPEDGAANRALEELVARWLGVTKSSVSLATGGKSRLKSLRISGDPDVLEQRLQERSDALRK; encoded by the coding sequence GTGATCAGCCGGTCGGCATCCCAGCCGCCAGCTCGCAAGGCTTGGCGGCATGGGGGCGCGTGCGTCATTGCGCACTTTCGTCTGACCCCGAAATCTTCCAAAGAGGCGATTGACGGGGTCGTCGAAACCCCCGACGGTCCGGCTTTTCAGGCGCGTGTCCGCGCACTTCCCGAAGATGGAGCTGCCAACAGGGCGCTCGAAGAGCTGGTCGCCCGGTGGCTCGGCGTGACAAAGAGCTCGGTTTCGCTCGCAACGGGCGGGAAGTCGCGGCTCAAATCCTTGCGGATTTCCGGTGATCCGGACGTGCTCGAACAGCGACTGCAGGAACGAAGTGACGCGTTGAGAAAATAA
- the folD gene encoding bifunctional methylenetetrahydrofolate dehydrogenase/methenyltetrahydrofolate cyclohydrolase FolD, with protein MSVAQIIDGKEIAAKVRAEVAAEVARLQKEHGLKPGLAVVLVGEDPASKVYVANKAKQTVEVGMNSWEHRLPAETPEADVLALVEKLNNDPACHGILVQLPLPKHINAEKVLNLISPDKDVDGFHPVNVGRLWVGERALVPCTPTGSVILAKSVVSNLSGLNAVVIGRSNIVGKPVAALLLRENCTVTIAHSRTKNIEDVVRGADLVIAAVGIPEMVKGSWIKPGATVIDVGINRVPSEGGKTKIVGDVAYEECSKVAGAITPVPGGVGPMTIACLLRNAAQAAAMQAGVKSVFG; from the coding sequence ATGTCCGTGGCGCAAATCATCGATGGGAAAGAGATTGCGGCGAAGGTCCGCGCTGAGGTTGCTGCAGAGGTTGCGCGGCTTCAGAAAGAGCATGGCCTGAAGCCCGGACTAGCCGTCGTGCTTGTCGGCGAAGATCCGGCGAGCAAGGTCTATGTCGCGAACAAGGCGAAGCAGACCGTCGAGGTCGGCATGAACTCGTGGGAGCACCGCCTTCCGGCCGAGACGCCGGAAGCCGACGTGCTGGCTCTTGTCGAGAAGCTCAACAACGATCCGGCCTGTCACGGCATTCTCGTGCAGCTGCCGCTGCCGAAGCACATCAACGCCGAGAAGGTGCTGAACCTGATCAGCCCCGATAAGGATGTCGACGGTTTTCATCCGGTGAACGTCGGCCGGCTTTGGGTTGGCGAACGCGCGCTGGTGCCGTGCACGCCGACCGGATCGGTCATCCTTGCAAAGAGCGTGGTGTCGAACCTCTCGGGCCTCAACGCCGTCGTCATCGGCCGTTCGAACATCGTCGGCAAGCCGGTCGCGGCTCTGCTGCTTAGAGAAAATTGCACGGTGACCATCGCGCACTCGCGCACGAAGAACATCGAAGACGTCGTCCGTGGCGCCGATCTCGTCATCGCCGCTGTCGGCATTCCGGAGATGGTCAAGGGTAGCTGGATCAAGCCGGGCGCGACCGTCATCGACGTCGGCATCAATCGCGTTCCGTCCGAAGGCGGCAAGACGAAGATCGTCGGCGACGTCGCGTATGAAGAGTGCTCGAAAGTTGCGGGCGCGATCACGCCGGTTCCGGGCGGCGTCGGGCCGATGACGATCGCGTGTCTCTTGCGGAATGCGGCTCAAGCCGCTGCGATGCAGGCGGGCGTGAAATCCGTCTTCGGCTGA
- a CDS encoding FAD-binding oxidoreductase has translation MRSRTLSNDLIERFAHIVSDANALTRAEDQAGYLSEWRDRYTGKTPVVLRPGSTEEVSRILALAHAEDVAIVPQGGNTGLVGGQIPSLEGNEIVLSLSRLKAIRDVDAAGGTMIVEAGVTLLAAQEAANAAGRIFPLSLASEGSAQIGGALATNAGGTAVLAYGNARSLTLGLEAVLADGRVWHGLRRLKKDNTGYDLRDLLIGSEGTLGIITAACVKLFPTPAERETAIVALESPKHALRLFRMAEAEAGGALTAFEFWAHRAQEFALSFVPNLRDPFTDAYPWYALIEFSHGGTGARVANTIERMLTNAHSKGLILDAAIARSLRQAEDFWRLRDAFSEAQKGAGGSIKHDISVPVARIPEFIERAAAVVERVCPGARPVPFGHFGDGNLHYNVSQPEGMDRAQYLALWDTMADAIFELITELDGSISAEHGIGQMKREALVRYKSAVEIDMMRSIKHALDPKGILNPGKLL, from the coding sequence GTGCGATCACGGACCTTATCCAACGATCTGATCGAGCGCTTCGCACACATCGTCAGCGACGCGAACGCATTGACGCGCGCTGAGGACCAAGCCGGTTATCTCAGCGAATGGCGGGACCGCTATACGGGTAAGACGCCTGTCGTTCTGCGGCCCGGCTCGACGGAAGAGGTTTCGCGCATCCTGGCGCTTGCCCATGCGGAAGACGTTGCGATCGTTCCGCAGGGCGGCAATACGGGGTTGGTCGGCGGGCAGATCCCTTCGCTTGAGGGCAACGAGATCGTGTTGTCGCTCAGCCGTCTCAAGGCTATCCGCGACGTCGATGCGGCAGGCGGGACGATGATCGTCGAGGCGGGTGTCACGCTGCTTGCCGCTCAAGAGGCGGCCAATGCAGCGGGACGCATCTTCCCGTTGAGTTTGGCTTCGGAAGGCAGCGCGCAAATCGGCGGCGCGCTGGCGACCAACGCGGGCGGCACCGCGGTTCTCGCGTATGGAAACGCGCGCAGCCTGACGCTCGGATTAGAAGCCGTGCTCGCAGATGGCCGCGTGTGGCATGGCTTGCGGCGCCTCAAAAAGGATAACACCGGTTACGATCTTCGCGATCTTCTGATCGGGTCGGAAGGCACGCTTGGCATCATCACGGCGGCTTGCGTGAAGCTCTTTCCAACTCCTGCGGAACGCGAGACCGCGATTGTCGCTCTGGAATCGCCGAAACACGCACTCAGGCTGTTTCGCATGGCGGAAGCGGAGGCGGGTGGCGCATTGACGGCGTTCGAATTCTGGGCGCATCGCGCGCAGGAGTTCGCGCTGAGCTTCGTTCCCAATCTTCGTGATCCGTTCACGGATGCTTATCCTTGGTACGCCCTGATTGAATTCTCGCACGGCGGCACGGGCGCGCGCGTCGCCAATACGATTGAGCGAATGCTGACGAATGCGCATTCGAAGGGTCTCATCCTCGATGCCGCCATCGCGCGATCGCTTCGCCAAGCGGAAGATTTCTGGCGGCTGCGCGACGCTTTCTCGGAAGCGCAGAAGGGCGCGGGTGGCAGCATCAAGCATGACATCTCTGTGCCGGTCGCGCGCATTCCGGAGTTTATCGAGCGCGCTGCGGCGGTCGTTGAACGCGTCTGCCCTGGTGCGCGGCCAGTGCCGTTCGGCCATTTCGGCGACGGCAACCTGCACTATAACGTCAGCCAGCCCGAGGGGATGGATCGCGCGCAATATCTCGCCCTTTGGGACACGATGGCCGACGCGATCTTCGAGCTCATTACGGAACTCGACGGGTCGATCTCAGCCGAGCACGGGATCGGCCAAATGAAGCGCGAGGCGCTCGTTCGTTACAAGTCTGCCGTCGAGATCGACATGATGAGGTCGATCAAGCACGCTCTCGATCCCAAGGGGATCCTCAACCCCGGCAAGTTGCTTTAG
- the gshB gene encoding glutathione synthase, whose protein sequence is MPLRIAVQMDPIDRIDISGDSTFAILLEAQKRGHDIFYYTPFDLALRGDKLLARGQTLKVEDKRGAHHALSNPRTENLGDLDVVLLRQDPPFDMAYITTTHLLERIHPKTLVVNDPASVRNAPEKLFVLDFLDLMPPTLVTRSLADVQAFRAEYKDIIVKPLYGNGGAAVFRLRPEDGNLGSLVELFQTVFREPFMVQEFRPEVKEGDKRIILVDGEIAGAINRVPQAGETRSNLHVGGTAAPVELTDRDREICARLKPELKRRGLIFTGIDVIGPYITEINVTSPTGIRQVKAFGGNDIAAMIWDVIEEKRKSRA, encoded by the coding sequence ATGCCCCTTCGCATTGCCGTCCAGATGGACCCGATCGATCGCATCGACATTAGCGGCGATTCGACATTCGCAATCCTTCTCGAAGCGCAGAAGCGCGGACACGATATTTTCTACTACACGCCATTCGATCTCGCCTTGCGCGGAGACAAACTCTTGGCGCGCGGCCAGACGCTGAAGGTCGAAGATAAGCGCGGCGCGCATCACGCGCTTTCCAATCCCCGTACCGAAAATCTGGGCGATCTCGACGTCGTGCTGCTGCGGCAGGATCCGCCGTTCGACATGGCCTACATCACGACGACGCATCTGCTCGAACGCATCCATCCGAAGACGCTCGTCGTCAACGATCCCGCGAGCGTGCGCAACGCGCCGGAGAAGTTGTTCGTGCTGGACTTCCTCGATCTGATGCCGCCGACGCTCGTCACGCGCTCGCTCGCCGACGTGCAGGCCTTCCGCGCCGAATATAAGGACATCATCGTCAAGCCACTCTACGGCAACGGCGGCGCCGCCGTGTTCCGCTTGCGGCCGGAGGACGGAAATCTCGGCTCCCTTGTCGAGCTCTTTCAAACGGTGTTCCGCGAGCCCTTCATGGTGCAGGAGTTCCGCCCCGAGGTGAAGGAAGGCGACAAGCGCATCATCCTCGTCGATGGCGAAATCGCAGGCGCGATCAACCGCGTTCCGCAGGCCGGAGAAACACGCTCGAACCTGCACGTCGGAGGCACCGCCGCGCCCGTCGAACTGACCGACCGCGATCGCGAGATCTGCGCGCGTCTCAAACCCGAATTGAAACGCCGTGGCCTGATCTTCACAGGCATCGACGTCATCGGCCCCTACATCACCGAAATCAACGTCACGTCGCCGACGGGCATCCGCCAGGTGAAGGCGTTCGGCGGCAACGACATCGCCGCGATGATCTGGGACGTCATCGAAGAGAAGAGAAAGTCGCGCGCATGA